The Dehalococcoidales bacterium genome segment TTCAATTTGTACCCCCTAAGGTTTCTTGATATTAACAGTCGTTATGCGAGGGCGTCAAGTAAAAATCCCTCAAATATTTATTAAATATCGATTTATCTTAAAATATGCCATAATATTTAAGCATATAATCGGAATTTATAACAAAAACAGGATTTAATACGGAGTTACGATGCAAAACTTGGATTACCGGCAGTCTTTGGAATACATTTACAGCTTTTCGGATTATGAAACCACACATAAACTGCATGATTCGACAAGCTACGACTTGCGGCGGGTTTTTGAGCTGGCGGCGCTCTTTGATAACCCGCATCTTAAAATAAAAACTATTCATATTGCCGGCACAAAAGGCAAGGGCAGCGTGGCGGCGATGGTTAGTTCCGTCCTAAGCTCTTCCGGATACAAAACGGGTTTGTATACTTCGCCCCATTTAATCGATATCAGAGAGCGCTTTCGGATTGACGGAGAAATGATTTCCGAAACGGAGTTTGCCGATATTATCAGCATGCTAAAACCGGCGGTAGAAACGGTAAACGCTCAAAAAGTTTACGGAACACTCACCACCTTTGAAATAATGACTGCCGTTTGTTTTATCTTTTTTGCGCGCCGCAAAGTAGATTTCGGGGTGGTTGAGGTTGGGTTGGGGGGCAGGTTGGATGCCACCAATATAATAAGACCCGAGGTTTGCATAATTACCCCCATTAATTTGGACCATACCGATGTTTTAGGCGATACAATCCCTAAAATTGCTTTGGAAAAGGCTGGAATTATTAAAGAAGGAGCGGTTGTTGTTACCGCCCCGCAGACGGATGAAGCCATGCGCGTTATCGAACAAAAGTGTTTCGAGAAGAATTGCCGCCTTATAAAAGCGGGGGCTGATATTTTGGCGCAAAATGTTGACCTTAGCGATAAGGGCTCGCATATTTCAATTAAAGGGCGTTTGGGTGATTACGAGGTATCGCTTCCGCTGCTTGGTTTTTGTCAGGCGGAGAATGCGCTAACAGCGGTGGGTGCCTTGGAAGCTTTAAAAGAAAAGGGGTTTAATATTCCGCTTACGGCAATCCAAGAA includes the following:
- a CDS encoding folylpolyglutamate synthase/dihydrofolate synthase family protein, with amino-acid sequence MQNLDYRQSLEYIYSFSDYETTHKLHDSTSYDLRRVFELAALFDNPHLKIKTIHIAGTKGKGSVAAMVSSVLSSSGYKTGLYTSPHLIDIRERFRIDGEMISETEFADIISMLKPAVETVNAQKVYGTLTTFEIMTAVCFIFFARRKVDFGVVEVGLGGRLDATNIIRPEVCIITPINLDHTDVLGDTIPKIALEKAGIIKEGAVVVTAPQTDEAMRVIEQKCFEKNCRLIKAGADILAQNVDLSDKGSHISIKGRLGDYEVSLPLLGFCQAENALTAVGALEALKEKGFNIPLTAIQEGFSSVKWPGRFQVVPGNPLIIIDGAHNVLSARELKKSLLHYGKDYFSADKTNEKSSGILVFGASADKDVDGIIAELLPLFNEVIVTRSSHPRSMETAELAKKFNKPGIRVISTENVAEAIELAKKQALNDSLLCITGSLFVAGDALLHLKVC